In Sphaeramia orbicularis chromosome 12, fSphaOr1.1, whole genome shotgun sequence, the following proteins share a genomic window:
- the mdm2 gene encoding E3 ubiquitin-protein ligase Mdm2 isoform X1: MCLRWTAANPSTSVYTGTISSKMSADRELNTDTADDTKLVRPKVEFHSLLQHAGATKDVFTMKEVMFYLGQYIMQKQLYDQKQQHIVHCAQDALGQLLGVDSFSVKEPRVLFAMITKNLVAVRSQDSSPSLSEAHSNSQTERCTEEASSEVNPCSESHSSPDRRRRRRRRRRRSRRNSEPGPSRSVDDNEDEEESEEEELEENGRKRRRSDSYSLTFDDSLSWCVIGGLGSGRDRPSSQSSDSHSTSGRSEVTVAASDSESDNFSVEFEVESIVSDDYNEDDASLSADDQVYEVTIFEAEDEDSFDEDTEITEANSEGAGLALLPSGCFEEHFATSVPYRKWLSDGKDYWRCGKCDELNPPLPRNCQRCWTLRLDWLPEVSANKATSSSPKVLPTKPADQSAAVDAPGSDVEENEGVDVPDGKRAKTPPVLSQCMADSTSSLPSSQEFLSCSSQEKWTSDSQPSSSYSSVDSQELLPSSPTDPPPPSAVVPELERNVSAEWRLPESCLDPCLICQSRPKNGCIVHGRTGHLMACYVCARKLKKRNKLCPVCRLPIHSVILTYHS; encoded by the exons ATGTGCCTAA GATGGACTGCTGCTAATCCTTCTACCTCTGTTTATACTG GAACAATCAGCTCAAAGATGTCAGCTGACAGGGAGCTTAACACAGACACAGCTGATGACACCAAACTG GTCAGACCAAAGGTAGAGTTTCATTCACTGCTGCAACATGCAGGAGCCACTAAAGATGTTTTCACCATGAAAGAG GTGATGTTCTACCTCGGGCAGTACATCATGCAGAAGCAGCTGTACGACCAGAAGCAGCAGCACATTGTCCACTGTGCCCAGGATGCACTTGGGCAGCTGCTGGGAGTCGACAGCTTTTCTGTGAAGGAGCCACG GGTTTTGTTTGCTATGATCACCAAGAACCTGGTGGCTGTGAGGAGCCAAG ATTCTTCACCAAGTTTAAGTGAAGCACACAGCAACAGTCAAACAGAGAGATGCACAGAG GAGGCAAGTTCAGAAGTTAACCCTTGCTCAGAAAGTCACTCATCACCAGACAGGAGAAGGAGGCGAAGGAGAAGGCGACGGAGGAGCCGAAGGAACAGTGAACCAG GACCCTCCCGAAGTGTAGATgataatgaagatgaagaagagtcagaggaggaggagctagaggAAAATGGCAGGAAAAGGAGACGGTCTGATAGCTACTCCCTGACATTTGACGACAGCCTTTCCTGGTGTGTGATCGGTGGACTAGGAAGTGGGAGGGACAGACCCAGCAGCCAGTCATCTGACTCGCACAGCACA tctgggaggtcagaggtcacagttgcAGCCTCAGATTCAGAAAGTGACAACTTCAGTGTGGAATTTGAGGTGGAgtccattgtttctgatgattaCAATGAAGATGATGCCTCTCTGTCTGCAGACGATCAG GTATATGAGGTCACCATCTTTGAGGCAGAAGACGAAGACTCCTTTGATGAAGACACAGAGATCACTGAAGCT AACTCAGAAGGTGCTGGTCTAGCATTGCTTCCATCTGGTTGCTTTGAAGAACACTTCGCGACTTCAGTTCCCTATCGGAAATGGCTGTCTGATGGCAAG GATTATTGGCGTTGTGGGAAGTGTGATGAGTTGAACCCACCTCTCCCCAGAAACTGTCAGCGCTGCTGGACTCTGCGCCTGGATTGGCTGCCTGAGGTGTCTGCCAACAAGGCGACCAGCTCCAGTCCAAAAGTCCTGCCCACAAAACCAGCTGACCAATCAGCAGCTGTAGACGCTCCAG GCTCTGATGTAGAGGAGAATGAAGGAGTCGATGTTCCAGATGGGAAAAGAGCAAAAACGCCTCCTGTCCTGTCACAGTGCATGGCAGACTCCACCTCCTCACTTCCCAGCTCCCAGGAGTTCCTCTCTTGCTCCTCACAGGAGAAGTGGACTTCTGACTCCCAGCCgtcttcttcctactcctctgTCGACTCCCAGGAGCTTCTTCCATCTTCCCCTACTGACCCTCCTCCACCTTCTGCTGTGGTTCCGGAGTTGGAGCGTAATGTATCAGCGGAGTGGCGGTTGCCCGAATCGTGTTTGGACCCTTGTCTTATTTGTCAGTCACGGCCAAAGAACGGATGCATCGTCCATGGACGAACCGGACACCTAATGGCCTGCTATGTCTGCGCCAGGAAGCTGAAGAAGAGAAACAAGCTGTGTCCCGTGTGTCGGCTGCCCATCCACTCTGTGATCCTGACCTACCATAGCTGA
- the mdm2 gene encoding E3 ubiquitin-protein ligase Mdm2 isoform X3: protein MCLRWTAANPSTSVYTGTISSKMSADRELNTDTADDTKLVRPKVEFHSLLQHAGATKDVFTMKEVMFYLGQYIMQKQLYDQKQQHIVHCAQDALGQLLGVDSFSVKEPRVLFAMITKNLVAVRSQDSSPSLSEAHSNSQTERCTEEASSEVNPCSESHSSPDRRRRRRRRRRRSRRNSEPGPSRSVDDNEDEEESEEEELEENGRKRRRSDSYSLTFDDSLSWCVIGGLGSGRDRPSSQSSDSHSTSGRSEVTVAASDSESDNFSVEFEVESIVSDDYNEDDASLSADDQVYEVTIFEAEDEDSFDEDTEITEADYWRCGKCDELNPPLPRNCQRCWTLRLDWLPEVSANKATSSSPKVLPTKPADQSAAVDAPGSDVEENEGVDVPDGKRAKTPPVLSQCMADSTSSLPSSQEFLSCSSQEKWTSDSQPSSSYSSVDSQELLPSSPTDPPPPSAVVPELERNVSAEWRLPESCLDPCLICQSRPKNGCIVHGRTGHLMACYVCARKLKKRNKLCPVCRLPIHSVILTYHS, encoded by the exons ATGTGCCTAA GATGGACTGCTGCTAATCCTTCTACCTCTGTTTATACTG GAACAATCAGCTCAAAGATGTCAGCTGACAGGGAGCTTAACACAGACACAGCTGATGACACCAAACTG GTCAGACCAAAGGTAGAGTTTCATTCACTGCTGCAACATGCAGGAGCCACTAAAGATGTTTTCACCATGAAAGAG GTGATGTTCTACCTCGGGCAGTACATCATGCAGAAGCAGCTGTACGACCAGAAGCAGCAGCACATTGTCCACTGTGCCCAGGATGCACTTGGGCAGCTGCTGGGAGTCGACAGCTTTTCTGTGAAGGAGCCACG GGTTTTGTTTGCTATGATCACCAAGAACCTGGTGGCTGTGAGGAGCCAAG ATTCTTCACCAAGTTTAAGTGAAGCACACAGCAACAGTCAAACAGAGAGATGCACAGAG GAGGCAAGTTCAGAAGTTAACCCTTGCTCAGAAAGTCACTCATCACCAGACAGGAGAAGGAGGCGAAGGAGAAGGCGACGGAGGAGCCGAAGGAACAGTGAACCAG GACCCTCCCGAAGTGTAGATgataatgaagatgaagaagagtcagaggaggaggagctagaggAAAATGGCAGGAAAAGGAGACGGTCTGATAGCTACTCCCTGACATTTGACGACAGCCTTTCCTGGTGTGTGATCGGTGGACTAGGAAGTGGGAGGGACAGACCCAGCAGCCAGTCATCTGACTCGCACAGCACA tctgggaggtcagaggtcacagttgcAGCCTCAGATTCAGAAAGTGACAACTTCAGTGTGGAATTTGAGGTGGAgtccattgtttctgatgattaCAATGAAGATGATGCCTCTCTGTCTGCAGACGATCAG GTATATGAGGTCACCATCTTTGAGGCAGAAGACGAAGACTCCTTTGATGAAGACACAGAGATCACTGAAGCT GATTATTGGCGTTGTGGGAAGTGTGATGAGTTGAACCCACCTCTCCCCAGAAACTGTCAGCGCTGCTGGACTCTGCGCCTGGATTGGCTGCCTGAGGTGTCTGCCAACAAGGCGACCAGCTCCAGTCCAAAAGTCCTGCCCACAAAACCAGCTGACCAATCAGCAGCTGTAGACGCTCCAG GCTCTGATGTAGAGGAGAATGAAGGAGTCGATGTTCCAGATGGGAAAAGAGCAAAAACGCCTCCTGTCCTGTCACAGTGCATGGCAGACTCCACCTCCTCACTTCCCAGCTCCCAGGAGTTCCTCTCTTGCTCCTCACAGGAGAAGTGGACTTCTGACTCCCAGCCgtcttcttcctactcctctgTCGACTCCCAGGAGCTTCTTCCATCTTCCCCTACTGACCCTCCTCCACCTTCTGCTGTGGTTCCGGAGTTGGAGCGTAATGTATCAGCGGAGTGGCGGTTGCCCGAATCGTGTTTGGACCCTTGTCTTATTTGTCAGTCACGGCCAAAGAACGGATGCATCGTCCATGGACGAACCGGACACCTAATGGCCTGCTATGTCTGCGCCAGGAAGCTGAAGAAGAGAAACAAGCTGTGTCCCGTGTGTCGGCTGCCCATCCACTCTGTGATCCTGACCTACCATAGCTGA
- the mdm2 gene encoding E3 ubiquitin-protein ligase Mdm2 isoform X2, with translation MSADRELNTDTADDTKLVRPKVEFHSLLQHAGATKDVFTMKEVMFYLGQYIMQKQLYDQKQQHIVHCAQDALGQLLGVDSFSVKEPRVLFAMITKNLVAVRSQDSSPSLSEAHSNSQTERCTEEASSEVNPCSESHSSPDRRRRRRRRRRRSRRNSEPGPSRSVDDNEDEEESEEEELEENGRKRRRSDSYSLTFDDSLSWCVIGGLGSGRDRPSSQSSDSHSTSGRSEVTVAASDSESDNFSVEFEVESIVSDDYNEDDASLSADDQVYEVTIFEAEDEDSFDEDTEITEANSEGAGLALLPSGCFEEHFATSVPYRKWLSDGKDYWRCGKCDELNPPLPRNCQRCWTLRLDWLPEVSANKATSSSPKVLPTKPADQSAAVDAPGSDVEENEGVDVPDGKRAKTPPVLSQCMADSTSSLPSSQEFLSCSSQEKWTSDSQPSSSYSSVDSQELLPSSPTDPPPPSAVVPELERNVSAEWRLPESCLDPCLICQSRPKNGCIVHGRTGHLMACYVCARKLKKRNKLCPVCRLPIHSVILTYHS, from the exons ATGTCAGCTGACAGGGAGCTTAACACAGACACAGCTGATGACACCAAACTG GTCAGACCAAAGGTAGAGTTTCATTCACTGCTGCAACATGCAGGAGCCACTAAAGATGTTTTCACCATGAAAGAG GTGATGTTCTACCTCGGGCAGTACATCATGCAGAAGCAGCTGTACGACCAGAAGCAGCAGCACATTGTCCACTGTGCCCAGGATGCACTTGGGCAGCTGCTGGGAGTCGACAGCTTTTCTGTGAAGGAGCCACG GGTTTTGTTTGCTATGATCACCAAGAACCTGGTGGCTGTGAGGAGCCAAG ATTCTTCACCAAGTTTAAGTGAAGCACACAGCAACAGTCAAACAGAGAGATGCACAGAG GAGGCAAGTTCAGAAGTTAACCCTTGCTCAGAAAGTCACTCATCACCAGACAGGAGAAGGAGGCGAAGGAGAAGGCGACGGAGGAGCCGAAGGAACAGTGAACCAG GACCCTCCCGAAGTGTAGATgataatgaagatgaagaagagtcagaggaggaggagctagaggAAAATGGCAGGAAAAGGAGACGGTCTGATAGCTACTCCCTGACATTTGACGACAGCCTTTCCTGGTGTGTGATCGGTGGACTAGGAAGTGGGAGGGACAGACCCAGCAGCCAGTCATCTGACTCGCACAGCACA tctgggaggtcagaggtcacagttgcAGCCTCAGATTCAGAAAGTGACAACTTCAGTGTGGAATTTGAGGTGGAgtccattgtttctgatgattaCAATGAAGATGATGCCTCTCTGTCTGCAGACGATCAG GTATATGAGGTCACCATCTTTGAGGCAGAAGACGAAGACTCCTTTGATGAAGACACAGAGATCACTGAAGCT AACTCAGAAGGTGCTGGTCTAGCATTGCTTCCATCTGGTTGCTTTGAAGAACACTTCGCGACTTCAGTTCCCTATCGGAAATGGCTGTCTGATGGCAAG GATTATTGGCGTTGTGGGAAGTGTGATGAGTTGAACCCACCTCTCCCCAGAAACTGTCAGCGCTGCTGGACTCTGCGCCTGGATTGGCTGCCTGAGGTGTCTGCCAACAAGGCGACCAGCTCCAGTCCAAAAGTCCTGCCCACAAAACCAGCTGACCAATCAGCAGCTGTAGACGCTCCAG GCTCTGATGTAGAGGAGAATGAAGGAGTCGATGTTCCAGATGGGAAAAGAGCAAAAACGCCTCCTGTCCTGTCACAGTGCATGGCAGACTCCACCTCCTCACTTCCCAGCTCCCAGGAGTTCCTCTCTTGCTCCTCACAGGAGAAGTGGACTTCTGACTCCCAGCCgtcttcttcctactcctctgTCGACTCCCAGGAGCTTCTTCCATCTTCCCCTACTGACCCTCCTCCACCTTCTGCTGTGGTTCCGGAGTTGGAGCGTAATGTATCAGCGGAGTGGCGGTTGCCCGAATCGTGTTTGGACCCTTGTCTTATTTGTCAGTCACGGCCAAAGAACGGATGCATCGTCCATGGACGAACCGGACACCTAATGGCCTGCTATGTCTGCGCCAGGAAGCTGAAGAAGAGAAACAAGCTGTGTCCCGTGTGTCGGCTGCCCATCCACTCTGTGATCCTGACCTACCATAGCTGA